Proteins encoded by one window of Pirellulales bacterium:
- a CDS encoding class II glutamine amidotransferase has product MYGHIASTPLAAVGMLVDGAHSLITQSCRDWRGETHRDGWGIGYYEGEQPRTVRRPTAAPDDPEFVAAAGRIASPMVMGHVRQASVGDLCPANVHPFTCGRWMFAHNGTVTGYDILRPVLVDETDFDLRQHVGGTTDSEQVFFWILSRLRRAGQAILQPCGDVNLVATEMAAAIRLLDARSASTGPSEPTRLNFLLTDGVVLLASRWKHSLWWTNRNGPFDRIVATAGNRSRTSRGVAVASEPIGDQAWAEVPDGHVLSVDADFIVRWLRI; this is encoded by the coding sequence ATGTACGGCCATATTGCTAGTACTCCGCTCGCTGCGGTCGGCATGTTAGTTGACGGCGCGCACTCGCTGATAACGCAGAGCTGCCGAGACTGGCGTGGGGAAACTCATCGCGATGGTTGGGGAATCGGCTACTACGAAGGCGAACAGCCGCGGACCGTTCGACGACCTACGGCGGCGCCGGATGATCCCGAGTTCGTGGCCGCGGCGGGGCGTATTGCTTCGCCCATGGTAATGGGTCATGTTCGTCAGGCGTCTGTAGGAGATCTGTGCCCGGCTAATGTCCATCCTTTCACGTGCGGACGATGGATGTTCGCGCACAACGGAACGGTCACCGGATATGACATACTGCGGCCCGTCCTGGTCGACGAGACAGATTTTGACCTGCGTCAACACGTGGGCGGGACCACCGATAGCGAACAGGTATTTTTTTGGATCTTGAGCCGATTGCGACGCGCGGGTCAAGCGATCCTGCAGCCGTGCGGCGACGTGAATCTGGTCGCGACCGAAATGGCCGCCGCGATTCGCCTGTTGGATGCTCGCAGCGCGTCCACAGGGCCGAGCGAGCCGACACGTCTGAACTTCCTGCTTACCGATGGAGTCGTGTTGTTGGCCTCGCGCTGGAAACACAGCTTATGGTGGACGAATCGAAATGGGCCGTTTGATAGGATAGTGGCGACGGCGGGCAACAGATCGCGAACGTCGCGGGGAGTAGCGGTGGCATCCGAGCCCATTGGCGACCAGGCTTGGGCCGAAGTACCCGACGGTCATGTGCTGAGCGTTGATGCAGACTTCATCGTGCGGTGGCTGCGCATTTGA
- a CDS encoding glutamate-cysteine ligase family protein, translating to MSTALRLRLFQAYGVELEYMIVDAASLDVCPIADELLRDAAGGDEYVGEIEAGDISWSNELVAHVVELKTTDPATSLVPLAGTFQAQVRRINELLARHGARLLPGGMHPWMDPLRETKLWPHDCNEIYEGFNKIFDCRGHGWSNLQSVHLNLPFADDEEFGRLHAAIRVVLPILPAIAASSPIVDGVATGTLDTRLDVYRGNSKRIPSVTGHVVPEAVFSEVHYRETILGRLYADIAPHDPAGVLQHEWLNARGAIARFERNTIEIRVLDIQECPAADLAVCGLAVGALRALVDERFVGLAEQQQWPAERLAEVLQAAIRDGERAIMRDAEFLRLFGVKGASSSLADLWQHIHESVPDRAGRTAETDHALGVILREGPLARRILQAVGRSTGAIDRSNLHEVYSRLCACLARGEMFSTSTGS from the coding sequence ATGAGTACTGCCCTGCGTTTGCGACTATTCCAGGCTTACGGCGTCGAGTTGGAGTACATGATCGTCGATGCCGCGTCGCTCGACGTTTGTCCCATCGCGGACGAGTTGCTGCGCGATGCCGCCGGAGGGGACGAGTACGTTGGCGAGATCGAAGCCGGAGATATCTCCTGGTCGAACGAGCTGGTGGCGCACGTCGTGGAGCTTAAAACCACGGATCCGGCCACGTCTCTCGTGCCGCTAGCTGGTACATTTCAGGCGCAGGTGCGCCGCATCAACGAACTTTTAGCGCGCCATGGCGCTCGACTATTGCCCGGCGGCATGCACCCCTGGATGGACCCGCTGCGAGAAACGAAGCTTTGGCCGCACGATTGCAATGAGATCTACGAAGGTTTCAACAAAATCTTCGACTGCCGCGGACATGGTTGGTCGAATTTGCAAAGCGTGCATTTGAATCTCCCGTTTGCCGACGACGAGGAGTTCGGGCGGCTACACGCTGCCATTCGCGTGGTACTGCCGATCTTACCGGCCATCGCCGCTAGCAGTCCGATCGTCGACGGCGTGGCGACTGGCACTCTGGATACCCGCCTGGACGTCTATCGGGGAAACAGTAAACGAATACCTTCGGTCACGGGCCACGTCGTGCCGGAGGCGGTGTTTAGCGAGGTGCATTACCGGGAGACCATTCTTGGTCGATTGTATGCGGACATCGCGCCACACGATCCGGCGGGAGTGCTACAACACGAATGGCTCAACGCTCGCGGTGCGATCGCTCGCTTCGAGCGCAATACGATCGAAATCCGAGTTCTCGACATTCAGGAATGCCCTGCGGCCGACCTGGCCGTGTGTGGACTGGCCGTCGGCGCGCTACGAGCACTCGTCGACGAACGGTTCGTTGGGCTTGCCGAGCAACAACAGTGGCCGGCCGAACGACTAGCCGAGGTCTTGCAGGCGGCCATCCGCGACGGCGAGCGAGCGATCATGCGCGACGCAGAATTCTTGCGACTATTCGGCGTCAAAGGGGCATCTTCTTCACTGGCGGATCTGTGGCAACACATTCACGAATCGGTCCCCGATCGTGCCGGCCGAACGGCCGAAACCGACCATGCACTCGGAGTAATTTTGCGGGAAGGGCCGCTCGCGCGGCGCATTCTGCAAGCCGTCGGGAGATCGACCGGGGCGATCGATCGGTCCAATCTGCACGAGGTCTACTCGCGGCTGTGCGCTTGCCTGGCGCGAGGCGAGATGTTTTCCACGAGCACCGGTTCCTAG
- a CDS encoding RimK family protein — protein sequence MPVLIVVNNASEWPFHIPGVAVVDAKSYLTKPEYGELRNAKVFNLCRSYRYQSLGYYVTLLATARGHKPLPNIMTIQDMKSQTVVRFVSDDLDDLIQDSLAPIESDKFTLSIYFGRNLARRYDRLSLHLFNLFQAPLLRAQFTRNGKWQLRQIGPVPVDGIPSQHRSFVVDVATEHFAGRRTAIRRRHPQKYDLALLVSAEDPLPPSDEKAIERFVRAGEVCGLHTDLIGRDDYARLAEFDALFIRETTAVSHHTFRFARRAAMEGLVVVDDPESILRCSNKVYLAELLSRHKVRIPRTVIVNKDNIDSVGNELGFPFVLKQPDAAFSLGVVKVESQAMLDDCADKFLAKSDLLIAQEFLPTIYDWRVGIFDRQPLFACKYHMVPDHWQIIKNESSGKRRYGRTETFPVQQAPRQVINTALRAANLIGDGLYGVDIKQSGRNCYVIEINDNPNIDAGVEDAFLKAELYTRMMEVFLERIEETKAGKRIP from the coding sequence ATGCCGGTACTGATAGTCGTTAACAACGCCAGCGAGTGGCCGTTCCACATCCCAGGCGTAGCTGTAGTCGATGCCAAGAGCTATCTCACCAAGCCGGAATACGGTGAGCTGCGGAACGCAAAGGTCTTCAACCTCTGCCGGTCGTATCGTTATCAGAGTTTGGGTTACTACGTTACGCTGTTGGCTACGGCGCGCGGACATAAGCCGCTGCCCAACATCATGACGATCCAGGACATGAAATCGCAGACGGTCGTGCGGTTCGTGTCGGACGATCTGGACGACCTGATTCAAGACAGTCTGGCGCCGATCGAATCGGATAAGTTCACGCTAAGCATTTATTTTGGCCGGAATCTAGCACGGCGTTACGATCGATTAAGCCTACATCTATTTAATCTTTTTCAGGCGCCGCTATTGCGGGCTCAATTTACGCGCAATGGCAAATGGCAATTGCGACAGATTGGCCCTGTGCCCGTCGACGGCATTCCGTCTCAGCATCGTTCGTTTGTCGTGGACGTGGCGACCGAGCATTTTGCGGGGCGACGGACCGCGATTCGTCGGCGACATCCGCAGAAATACGATCTGGCGCTTTTGGTAAGTGCTGAGGATCCCCTCCCTCCGTCGGACGAAAAGGCCATCGAGCGTTTTGTCCGCGCGGGCGAGGTTTGTGGCTTGCACACAGACTTGATCGGCCGCGACGACTACGCCCGCCTGGCCGAGTTCGATGCCTTGTTCATTCGCGAGACCACGGCCGTAAGCCATCATACTTTCCGCTTTGCGCGGCGCGCGGCCATGGAGGGGCTCGTTGTAGTTGACGATCCAGAATCTATTTTGCGATGCTCGAACAAGGTATATCTGGCCGAGTTGCTCAGCCGGCACAAGGTCCGCATTCCGCGTACCGTCATTGTCAACAAGGACAATATCGATTCGGTCGGGAATGAATTGGGCTTTCCTTTCGTACTTAAGCAGCCCGACGCGGCCTTCTCGCTCGGCGTAGTCAAGGTTGAGAGCCAGGCGATGCTTGACGACTGTGCGGACAAGTTCTTGGCAAAGTCGGACCTGCTGATCGCGCAGGAGTTCCTTCCCACGATTTACGACTGGCGGGTAGGCATCTTCGATCGACAGCCGCTGTTCGCCTGCAAGTACCACATGGTTCCAGACCACTGGCAGATCATAAAGAACGAATCCTCGGGCAAGCGTCGTTATGGTCGCACCGAAACTTTTCCCGTGCAACAGGCGCCGCGCCAGGTGATCAATACTGCGCTGCGGGCTGCAAACCTCATTGGCGACGGCCTGTATGGCGTCGATATCAAGCAGAGCGGCCGAAATTGCTACGTCATCGAGATCAATGACAATCCAAATATCGATGCCGGCGTGGAAGACGCCTTTCTCAAGGCCGAGCTTTACACCCGCATGATGGAGGTTTTTCTCGAGCGCATCGAGGAAACCAAGGCTGGCAAGAGAATTCCATGA
- a CDS encoding redoxin domain-containing protein → MRKFPALFILGLLTIGSHSAWAGDTERRESIVGQKSPEFSLRDQYGKPHALSDYAGRKLLVLAFLGNECPLAKLYAGRLEHVAQEYGPQGVTVLGINSNRQDTLTEIRAFARQHSLTFPILKDVGNSLADGLGAVRTPQVFVLDGDRVVRYAGRIDDQYGVGFQRPTPTRRDLASAVDELLAGRDVSQPVTQAGGCLIGRVAKTEPQGPVTYSNQISRLLNERCVNCHHAGDIAPFPLTSYEEAVGWAPTVREVVQEGRMPPWFANPAHGKFANDARLGDVERQLIYDWVDNGCPEGDLKDLPESPKFVEGWQIPEPDKVVYIQEKPVKVAAQGTLPYRYFLVDPFFKEDKWIKAIEARPGNRSVVHHIIVGFVRPKQPARLGLGGGALVGYAPGMPPSKYPEGAALRVPAGSKVVFQIHYTPNGMPQEDRSCVGLVFADPSEVRERIDGDEAANTRLRIPAGADNHQERSHHRFGEDVRLVSMTPHMHMRGKAFRYEARYPDGRQEILLDVPKYDFNWQMRYDLAEPKLLPRGTELLCTAHYDNSESNLSNPDPMRNVGWGEQTWDEMMIGYFTTLPGQPPSK, encoded by the coding sequence ATGCGCAAGTTCCCTGCTCTGTTCATCCTAGGCTTGCTCACAATAGGTTCGCATTCGGCGTGGGCCGGCGATACGGAACGTCGGGAGAGCATTGTCGGGCAGAAATCTCCCGAGTTTTCTTTGCGCGACCAATATGGCAAGCCCCACGCGCTTTCCGACTATGCCGGGCGGAAGCTTCTCGTGCTGGCATTTCTCGGCAACGAGTGCCCCCTCGCCAAACTCTATGCCGGACGGCTAGAGCATGTTGCCCAAGAATACGGCCCGCAGGGGGTGACGGTGCTGGGGATCAATTCCAACCGTCAGGACACACTTACCGAGATCAGGGCATTTGCCCGCCAGCATAGCCTCACGTTTCCGATTCTGAAGGATGTGGGCAATTCGCTGGCCGATGGTTTGGGTGCCGTCCGGACGCCGCAAGTCTTTGTTCTGGACGGCGACCGTGTAGTTCGTTACGCCGGTCGAATCGATGATCAGTACGGTGTGGGGTTTCAACGCCCCACCCCGACACGGCGCGACCTGGCTTCAGCCGTCGACGAATTGTTGGCAGGCCGCGACGTTAGCCAGCCCGTGACCCAGGCCGGTGGCTGCCTAATTGGTCGCGTGGCCAAAACCGAGCCGCAAGGACCCGTTACGTACAGCAACCAAATATCTCGACTCCTTAACGAACGTTGTGTCAACTGCCACCACGCCGGGGATATCGCGCCGTTTCCTCTGACTAGCTACGAAGAGGCTGTCGGTTGGGCTCCGACGGTGCGCGAAGTCGTTCAGGAAGGACGTATGCCTCCCTGGTTTGCCAACCCCGCGCACGGCAAGTTTGCCAACGACGCACGCCTCGGCGACGTCGAACGGCAACTGATCTACGATTGGGTCGACAATGGTTGTCCGGAAGGGGATCTCAAGGACCTGCCCGAGTCGCCGAAGTTCGTCGAAGGCTGGCAGATCCCCGAGCCGGACAAGGTGGTTTACATCCAAGAGAAGCCCGTAAAGGTGGCCGCCCAGGGAACATTGCCATACCGCTACTTTCTGGTAGATCCGTTTTTCAAAGAGGATAAATGGATCAAGGCCATCGAAGCACGGCCGGGCAACAGGAGCGTGGTCCATCATATCATTGTAGGTTTTGTGCGGCCCAAGCAGCCCGCGCGCCTGGGGTTAGGCGGAGGAGCGCTTGTGGGTTACGCGCCAGGCATGCCGCCATCGAAGTATCCCGAAGGGGCGGCACTGCGAGTGCCGGCGGGCTCGAAGGTCGTATTCCAAATTCATTACACTCCCAATGGCATGCCGCAAGAAGACCGTAGTTGCGTGGGCCTGGTCTTTGCCGATCCCAGCGAAGTACGCGAGCGGATCGATGGCGACGAGGCTGCCAACACCAGGCTGCGGATTCCGGCGGGCGCCGACAATCATCAAGAGAGGTCGCACCATCGGTTCGGCGAGGATGTTCGCTTGGTGTCGATGACCCCTCACATGCACATGCGTGGCAAGGCGTTTCGATACGAGGCACGGTATCCCGATGGGCGCCAGGAAATCTTGCTCGACGTACCGAAGTACGACTTCAACTGGCAGATGCGTTACGACCTGGCCGAGCCAAAACTACTACCCCGAGGCACCGAGTTGCTCTGTACGGCCCACTATGACAACTCGGAGAGCAATCTGAGTAACCCGGACCCGATGCGGAACGTCGGTTGGGGTGAGCAAACCTGGGACGAAATGATGATTGGCTACTTCACTACATTGCCAGGCCAGCCTCCGTCGAAGTAA
- a CDS encoding sugar phosphate isomerase/epimerase family protein yields MKAHDQPGRRDFLKISAVAGLAAANAAPMWHTVAAAADSQTKQLKKAVKYGMIQAGNSVKEKFQLLKELGFDGVEMDSPSKLDSNEVLRARDEVGLPIHGVVDSVHWRDTLSDPDPTVRARGLEGLKIALHDAKQYGGTTVLLVPAVVNKEVSYADAYTRSQVEIRKAIPLANELGIKIALENVWNNFLLSPLEEARYIDEFDSPLVGAYFDVGNVLRYGWPEHWITTLGPRIMKLDIKEFSRKKQNEEGLGKGFDVELLQGDCDWPAVMAALRTIKYSGWATAEIPGGGHDRLQTIAANMDRIFAS; encoded by the coding sequence ATGAAGGCCCACGATCAACCTGGCCGGCGCGACTTTCTCAAGATTTCGGCTGTCGCCGGATTGGCGGCCGCAAACGCAGCGCCGATGTGGCATACGGTCGCAGCCGCCGCCGATTCTCAGACAAAGCAGCTGAAGAAGGCTGTAAAATACGGCATGATTCAGGCCGGTAATTCCGTGAAGGAAAAGTTTCAACTGCTCAAGGAGTTAGGCTTTGACGGCGTCGAAATGGACAGCCCTAGTAAGCTCGACTCGAATGAAGTTTTGCGAGCGCGCGATGAAGTGGGCTTGCCAATTCACGGGGTGGTGGATTCGGTCCACTGGCGCGACACTCTATCCGATCCCGACCCCACGGTTCGTGCGCGTGGATTGGAAGGGCTAAAGATAGCACTGCATGATGCGAAGCAGTACGGCGGAACTACGGTACTGCTGGTGCCGGCGGTAGTGAATAAGGAAGTCTCGTACGCCGATGCTTACACGCGCTCGCAGGTCGAGATTCGCAAGGCGATCCCATTGGCAAACGAGTTGGGAATCAAGATTGCCCTCGAGAACGTTTGGAACAATTTTCTGCTCAGCCCGCTGGAAGAGGCACGTTACATTGACGAGTTCGATTCGCCTTTGGTGGGAGCCTATTTTGACGTGGGCAATGTGCTCCGCTATGGCTGGCCCGAGCATTGGATCACGACCCTTGGCCCGCGCATCATGAAGCTCGACATCAAGGAGTTCAGCCGCAAGAAGCAAAACGAAGAAGGGTTGGGGAAGGGATTCGACGTCGAGCTGTTGCAAGGTGATTGCGACTGGCCCGCTGTCATGGCAGCCCTGCGTACGATTAAATACAGTGGCTGGGCGACAGCCGAAATCCCCGGCGGCGGACACGATCGATTGCAGACGATTGCTGCCAATATGGACCGAATCTTTGCCAGTTGA
- a CDS encoding dienelactone hydrolase family protein has protein sequence MAILRTIAAGVFCASMFTATASGAAEESLAGTQPLTATGDFALQMVNGIDTFLLRKIDESIAARTTYWHRDSSSPEKYNESVQPNRARLAKIIGATDARVPFEGLEIIATTNLPTLVGGSQKFEAMQIRWPTLRGVYGEGLLLHPTHDNPVADVIVIPDADQAPEMLAGLESGDRALPAKQQIARRLAESGCRVVVPVLIDRDNKYSVGAGGARPTNQPHREFIYRQAYEMGRHIIGYEVQKMLALVDFFAADATRTKQKRPIGILGYAEGGLIALYAAALDTRLEATCVSGYFAPREHLWEEPIYRNVFSLLSEFGDAELASLVAPRALVIEAARAPDVSGPPKPGPGISGGAAPGKLTTPDAKIKISKEIVRAGSLAGLAWKVAQINSEGGSGPPGDLETLATFLKYLRDDAALAPLGPDPIVHRPADPLRLKRQFDQLVDYTQHLLADSDTTRRAFWARADRQSRSIEKWQESTASYRKYFYDEVIGRFDVKKLPLNVRTRRVFDEAEFTGYEVVLDVFADVFAYGILLVPKDIRSGERRPVVVCQHGLEGRPQFVADPTVNDHHYNQYAVQLVKRGYVTYAPQNPYIFEDRFRTLQRKANPLGKTLFSIIVPQHEQTVDWLASLEFVDPARIAFYGLSYGGKTAMRVPAIVEKYCLSICSADFNEWIWKNVSAHSPYSYLHTPEYEMFEFDLGNTFNYSDMASLIAPRPFMVERGHRDGVAPDEWVAYEYAKVRQLYADLKIPERTTIEFFDGPHTIHGVGTFEFLDKQLRWNPQR, from the coding sequence ATGGCAATCCTTCGTACGATCGCAGCCGGCGTATTCTGCGCCTCGATGTTTACGGCAACTGCAAGCGGTGCGGCTGAGGAATCGCTGGCCGGCACCCAGCCGCTCACTGCAACGGGAGATTTCGCCCTGCAAATGGTCAACGGCATCGACACGTTTCTGTTGCGCAAAATCGACGAATCCATCGCGGCCCGGACCACGTATTGGCACCGCGACAGTTCGTCGCCCGAGAAGTACAACGAATCGGTCCAACCGAATCGCGCGCGGCTGGCAAAGATCATTGGCGCCACCGATGCTCGTGTTCCTTTCGAAGGTTTGGAGATCATCGCGACGACGAACCTGCCGACGCTTGTCGGCGGTTCCCAAAAATTCGAAGCCATGCAAATTCGTTGGCCCACGCTGCGCGGCGTTTATGGCGAAGGATTGCTACTGCACCCGACACACGACAATCCCGTAGCAGATGTGATTGTTATTCCTGACGCCGATCAGGCGCCCGAAATGCTCGCTGGCTTGGAATCGGGGGATCGGGCGCTGCCGGCCAAACAACAGATTGCCCGCCGCTTGGCCGAGAGCGGCTGCCGCGTCGTAGTGCCGGTGCTGATCGATCGCGACAACAAGTACTCTGTCGGAGCCGGCGGCGCGCGACCAACGAATCAGCCGCATCGCGAGTTCATCTATCGCCAGGCATATGAGATGGGGCGTCATATTATCGGCTACGAAGTGCAAAAGATGCTAGCGCTGGTCGATTTCTTCGCTGCCGACGCCACTCGCACGAAGCAGAAGCGACCCATCGGCATTTTGGGCTATGCCGAAGGAGGATTGATAGCACTGTACGCTGCAGCGCTCGATACGCGCCTCGAAGCGACCTGCGTCAGCGGCTACTTCGCGCCGCGCGAGCATCTGTGGGAAGAGCCAATCTACCGCAACGTATTTTCGCTGTTGAGCGAATTCGGCGACGCTGAACTGGCCTCGCTCGTGGCGCCGCGAGCCTTGGTGATCGAGGCCGCGCGCGCGCCGGACGTCTCTGGTCCACCCAAGCCAGGTCCCGGTATCAGCGGCGGAGCGGCTCCCGGCAAGCTTACGACGCCCGACGCTAAGATCAAGATTTCCAAGGAAATTGTCCGCGCCGGCAGTCTTGCTGGACTGGCTTGGAAAGTAGCGCAAATCAATAGCGAAGGCGGCTCCGGTCCGCCGGGCGACCTTGAGACGCTCGCTACGTTCCTGAAATACCTGCGCGACGACGCGGCACTCGCCCCCCTCGGCCCCGATCCGATCGTCCATCGTCCGGCCGATCCATTACGGCTGAAGCGGCAATTCGACCAGCTGGTCGACTACACGCAGCATCTGCTGGCCGATTCTGACACCACGCGGCGCGCCTTTTGGGCCCGGGCCGACCGGCAATCGCGCTCGATCGAAAAATGGCAGGAGTCGACCGCCTCCTACCGCAAATACTTTTACGACGAAGTCATCGGCCGCTTCGACGTCAAGAAGTTACCTCTCAACGTTCGCACCCGCCGGGTATTCGACGAGGCGGAGTTTACAGGCTACGAAGTGGTATTGGATGTATTCGCGGACGTATTCGCATATGGCATTCTGCTTGTACCAAAAGACATCCGGTCTGGCGAACGGCGGCCCGTGGTGGTTTGTCAGCATGGGCTGGAGGGTCGCCCGCAATTCGTGGCCGACCCGACGGTGAATGACCACCACTACAACCAATATGCCGTGCAACTCGTCAAACGTGGCTACGTGACCTACGCGCCTCAGAATCCGTACATCTTCGAAGATCGTTTCCGCACGTTGCAACGTAAGGCCAACCCACTTGGTAAAACGCTTTTCTCGATCATCGTGCCGCAGCACGAGCAGACGGTCGATTGGCTGGCATCGCTTGAATTTGTCGATCCCGCGCGGATCGCCTTTTATGGCTTGTCTTACGGCGGCAAGACGGCCATGCGTGTTCCGGCAATCGTCGAGAAGTACTGCCTGTCGATTTGCTCGGCTGATTTCAATGAATGGATCTGGAAAAACGTCTCTGCGCACAGTCCCTATAGCTACTTGCACACGCCTGAGTACGAGATGTTCGAGTTCGACCTGGGAAATACGTTTAACTATTCCGACATGGCGAGCCTGATCGCGCCGCGACCGTTCATGGTCGAACGTGGTCACCGCGATGGTGTTGCGCCCGACGAATGGGTGGCCTACGAGTACGCCAAGGTGCGACAATTATATGCGGACTTAAAAATCCCCGAACGCACGACGATCGAATTCTTCGACGGCCCACATACGATTCACGGCGTGGGAACGTTTGAGTTTCTGGACAAACAGTTAAGGTGGAATCCGCAACGGTGA
- a CDS encoding carboxymuconolactone decarboxylase family protein yields MSTRANYYVVNRPAADALSAVNTHITSIDPKLRTLVELRISQINGCVYCVNMHSNQAREHGESQQRLDCLAAWYECKFFDDAEHAALAWAEALTDISHTHAPDNVYDALTQHYSEQQIVDLTLIISMMNAWNRIAIAHRAHPSKS; encoded by the coding sequence ATGAGCACTCGTGCCAACTATTACGTTGTAAATCGGCCTGCGGCCGATGCTCTCTCCGCGGTCAATACGCACATTACGAGCATCGACCCCAAGTTGCGGACGCTTGTGGAGTTGCGGATTTCACAAATCAATGGGTGCGTCTATTGCGTCAATATGCACTCGAACCAGGCCCGCGAGCATGGCGAATCGCAGCAGCGACTCGATTGCCTAGCGGCCTGGTATGAGTGCAAATTCTTCGACGATGCAGAGCATGCCGCATTGGCCTGGGCCGAGGCCCTTACCGACATATCGCATACACACGCGCCCGACAACGTGTACGACGCGTTGACGCAACACTATTCGGAGCAGCAGATTGTAGACTTGACACTGATCATTTCCATGATGAACGCCTGGAATCGCATCGCGATTGCCCACCGCGCGCATCCGTCTAAAAGTTAG
- a CDS encoding creatininase family protein gives MTSRAATEYRYEKLTWPEVNDAVDLGKVCILPCGAVEQHGPHLPLDVDLICPTQIALGAGREVPAKILVLPIVAYGYTGHVMDFPGTINNDFEHFMHHVLDITKSLAYHGFKKIVLLNGHGSNMPNLDLVARRTNLETDAECILAAWWNLLTVDKQFLPRWRQSKFPGGCAHACELETSMYLYLDGDNVRKDRIADGTISFNEENSPFNWVDLFAAGPAPLISWTSSYSETGVLGAAKLATAEKGREAYEEAVKQLVQFVNYFHGRPADRRRDHHRHRPTMPMPWGQRPIK, from the coding sequence ATGACCAGCCGCGCCGCCACGGAATATCGCTACGAGAAACTGACCTGGCCCGAGGTCAACGACGCCGTCGATCTGGGCAAAGTATGCATCCTGCCGTGCGGTGCCGTCGAGCAGCACGGGCCGCATTTGCCGCTGGATGTCGACCTGATCTGTCCGACGCAGATTGCACTGGGGGCGGGCCGAGAGGTGCCGGCCAAGATCCTGGTGCTTCCGATCGTGGCCTATGGCTACACCGGACACGTGATGGATTTTCCCGGCACGATCAATAACGATTTCGAGCACTTCATGCACCATGTGCTCGATATAACCAAATCGCTCGCCTACCACGGATTCAAAAAGATCGTGCTCCTCAACGGGCATGGCTCGAACATGCCAAACCTCGATCTGGTCGCGCGGCGCACGAACCTCGAAACCGACGCGGAATGCATCTTGGCCGCCTGGTGGAATCTGCTAACAGTTGACAAGCAGTTTCTGCCGCGCTGGCGCCAGAGCAAATTCCCCGGTGGCTGCGCGCACGCCTGCGAACTCGAGACGTCGATGTATTTGTACCTCGATGGCGACAACGTCCGCAAAGACCGTATTGCCGACGGCACGATCAGCTTTAACGAGGAAAACAGCCCGTTCAATTGGGTTGATCTCTTCGCCGCTGGTCCGGCTCCGCTCATCTCATGGACTAGCAGCTACTCAGAGACGGGCGTTTTGGGTGCGGCGAAGCTCGCGACCGCTGAAAAGGGACGCGAAGCGTACGAAGAAGCAGTCAAGCAACTCGTGCAATTCGTGAACTATTTCCACGGACGCCCAGCCGATCGACGTCGGGATCACCATCGTCACCGTCCGACCATGCCGATGCCCTGGGGGCAGCGGCCGATAAAGTGA